Proteins from a single region of Limosilactobacillus fermentum:
- the gmk gene encoding guanylate kinase, which translates to MTKRGMLIVLSGPSGVGKGTVRKAIFDQPGNDFQYSISMTTRKPRPGEVNGKDYFFVSKEEFEQKIQAGEMLEYAKYVDNYYGTPLKWINDTLDAGKDVFLEIEVNGAMQVRSKSPNGVFIFLTPPDLMELKQRLIHRGTDSMEVINKRIKKAFSEIEMMQNYDYAVVNDEVPNAVEKVKEIIRSERLRVRRVMPDYLEMLGESMK; encoded by the coding sequence CGGTGCGTAAAGCCATCTTTGACCAACCGGGAAACGACTTTCAGTATTCAATTTCAATGACGACGCGCAAGCCGCGGCCGGGAGAAGTCAATGGCAAGGACTACTTCTTTGTTTCCAAAGAGGAGTTTGAACAAAAAATCCAGGCCGGCGAAATGCTTGAGTACGCCAAGTATGTTGACAATTATTACGGCACGCCATTAAAATGGATTAATGATACCTTAGATGCCGGTAAAGACGTCTTTTTGGAAATTGAAGTTAACGGGGCGATGCAAGTTCGTTCCAAGAGCCCAAATGGCGTCTTCATTTTCCTAACCCCACCTGATCTAATGGAATTAAAGCAACGTCTAATTCACCGGGGAACCGACAGCATGGAAGTAATTAACAAGCGCATCAAGAAGGCCTTTAGTGAGATCGAAATGATGCAAAATTACGACTATGCGGTGGTTAACGACGAGGTTCCAAACGCCGTTGAAAAAGTTAAAGAAATCATCCGTAGCGAACGGTTACGGGTGCGGCGCGTGATGCCGGACTACTTAGAAATGTTAGGAGAATCGATGAAATGA
- the rpoZ gene encoding DNA-directed RNA polymerase subunit omega, whose product MILFPSVDKLLERVDSRYSLIMLASKRAHEIDKYRIDKWRAAHPDKAGETVSLEGDKPLLLDHYDSNKSVGMALEEIEAGLVTINPDQHEDLQD is encoded by the coding sequence ATGATCTTATTTCCATCCGTTGATAAGCTATTAGAGCGGGTTGACTCCCGTTACTCACTAATCATGTTGGCTAGCAAGCGGGCCCACGAAATCGACAAGTACCGGATCGATAAGTGGCGGGCGGCCCACCCGGATAAGGCTGGCGAAACGGTCAGCTTAGAAGGCGACAAGCCGCTCTTGTTGGACCACTATGACTCCAACAAGTCCGTTGGGATGGCGCTGGAAGAAATCGAAGCGGGATTGGTAACGATCAACCCCGACCAACACGAAGACTTACAAGATTAA
- the coaBC gene encoding bifunctional phosphopantothenoylcysteine decarboxylase/phosphopantothenate--cysteine ligase CoaBC, protein MARIAVYLTGSIAAYKAVSVVRELQRAGHEVRVAQTKAAEQFVGPATLASLTHHPVVDDLWEMSEEGQIPHVHLADWSDLALVVPASADVIAKMAAGLADDAVTSALLATQAPRLVVPAMNSHMWQNPATQRNVTQLLADGVHFLEPADGMLAEGYTGMGRMPEVSTIIAWVAEFLTTGNALAGKRLVVTAGGTREPLDPVRFIGNRSSGKMGIAIAKAAANQGAQVELIVGSVSVDLPNDAGITVRQVETTEELLAAVDQAFEGADALVMAAAVADFRMEAVSDQKIKKDAHGELILKLVKTPDILKTMGQKKGHRLVVGFAAETTALVENGMAELKKKNADLIVANDVTKVGSGFGADTNQVTILAADQTPQTWPKLSKAAVAKRLVALIGQRLGGKTNGGTRSSHS, encoded by the coding sequence ATGGCAAGGATTGCGGTATACCTAACGGGAAGCATTGCGGCTTATAAGGCAGTAAGCGTGGTGCGGGAGCTTCAGCGCGCTGGTCACGAGGTGCGGGTAGCCCAAACAAAAGCGGCGGAGCAGTTTGTTGGTCCCGCCACCCTGGCTTCTTTGACGCACCACCCGGTCGTTGATGACCTCTGGGAAATGAGCGAAGAGGGGCAAATCCCTCACGTTCACTTAGCCGACTGGTCCGACTTGGCCTTGGTGGTGCCGGCTAGTGCGGATGTAATTGCTAAGATGGCGGCGGGGCTGGCTGATGATGCGGTCACCAGCGCCCTGTTAGCGACCCAGGCCCCGCGTCTGGTGGTGCCGGCCATGAATTCACACATGTGGCAAAACCCAGCTACGCAACGAAACGTTACCCAACTGCTGGCTGATGGGGTTCACTTCTTGGAACCCGCCGATGGGATGTTGGCGGAGGGTTACACCGGCATGGGACGGATGCCCGAGGTTAGCACCATTATCGCTTGGGTTGCGGAGTTTTTAACCACCGGAAACGCCTTAGCGGGTAAGCGCTTGGTGGTGACGGCGGGGGGAACCCGCGAGCCACTGGATCCGGTTCGCTTTATCGGCAACCGTTCCTCCGGTAAGATGGGAATTGCGATTGCAAAAGCAGCTGCTAACCAGGGGGCCCAGGTGGAATTGATTGTTGGCAGCGTGAGTGTCGACTTGCCAAACGACGCCGGAATCACTGTTCGCCAAGTTGAAACCACCGAGGAGTTGTTGGCGGCCGTTGATCAGGCTTTTGAAGGGGCGGACGCCCTCGTAATGGCGGCGGCGGTGGCCGACTTTCGCATGGAAGCGGTTAGTGACCAAAAGATCAAAAAGGATGCCCATGGGGAGCTGATCCTGAAACTGGTGAAGACCCCGGATATTTTGAAGACAATGGGGCAAAAGAAGGGGCACCGCCTGGTGGTGGGGTTTGCCGCCGAAACAACCGCTCTGGTCGAAAACGGCATGGCGGAGTTAAAGAAGAAAAACGCCGATTTGATCGTAGCTAATGACGTGACCAAGGTGGGCAGTGGCTTTGGGGCCGATACCAACCAGGTCACCATTTTGGCGGCCGATCAGACACCCCAGACTTGGCCCAAGCTTAGTAAAGCGGCGGTGGCAAAGCGACTGGTAGCGCTGATTGGTCAACGATTGGGGGGGAAAACAAATGGCGGAACTCGTTCAAGTCATAGTTGA